A genomic window from Rutidosis leptorrhynchoides isolate AG116_Rl617_1_P2 unplaced genomic scaffold, CSIRO_AGI_Rlap_v1 contig118, whole genome shotgun sequence includes:
- the LOC139881149 gene encoding glycine cleavage system H protein 2, mitochondrial-like: MASSRLLWASRAASYLRISVFHRGFSTVLKDLKYADSHEWVKIEGASATVGITDHAQDHLGDVVYIELPEVGAAIAQGSSFGAVESVKATSDIYSPISGKVVEVNEELNKSPGLVNLSPYEDGWIIKVEAKDANEVNNLMGADDYSKFCEEEDAKH, from the exons ATGGCGTCGTCGAGGTTGTTGTGGGCGTCAAGAGCAGCCTCGTACCTCAGGATCTCCGTGTTCCACAGAGGATTTTCCACAG TTCTCAAGGATCTCAAGTATGCCGATTCCCATGAGTGGGTGAAAATTGAAGGCGCTTCTGCAACTGTTGGCATAACCGATCATGCGCAAGACCATTTGGGAGATGTTGTGTACATTGAATTGCCGGAAGTAGGGGCTGCGATTGCGCAAGGCAGCAGCTTTGGCGCAGTTGAGAGCGTCAAGGCCACCAGCGATATATACTCCCCCATTTCAGGGAAAGTCGTTGAAGTCAATGAAGAGCTTAACAAATCTCCCGGTCTA GTTAACTTGAGCCCATATGAGGACGGGTGGATTATAAAGGTCGAGGCAAAAGACGCGAACGAAGTGAACAACCTGATGGGGGCCGATGACTACTCGAAGTTCTGCGAAGAAGAAGATGCCAAGCATTAA